A portion of the Punica granatum isolate Tunisia-2019 chromosome 7, ASM765513v2, whole genome shotgun sequence genome contains these proteins:
- the LOC116214291 gene encoding uncharacterized membrane protein At3g27390-like isoform X1, whose translation MEPPRGVLASIWNFVCFLPYFVGLLLLGNIKGILFCPLICLIITIGNSAISLGLWPIHFFWTYYSVLRAKRIGPVLKLILFICLPAPLILWPVVAIVGSVVGGILYGFLSPIFATFDAVGEGKTNEIFHCFYDGTWSTIQGSFTVVRDFMDVSLHSYLSIMDDLRQQELEDGKYYEIRLLHLPGAVVAGVLGFMIDMPMITLIALYKSPYMLFRGWHRLFQDLIGREGPFLETICVPFAGLAIILWPLAVVGAVMGSVVSSIFLGAYAGVVVYQESSFWFGICYILASLSLYDEYGNDILDMPDWSCFPRPRYRRNIVLSRTSSRASGISRPGSFRNPPSRVGSVKNPIIELKPLELLDHVFDEAKRFGESLVSEGLITPQDIEDTRSTKGGGVVSIGLPAYSLYQALLRSAKANSSGILLVGEARKFADEGDDSTELTSTNRPKDVFFDWFLNPLLIIKDQIKAENLSATEEDYLGKLVLLSGDPVRLKSPLMGPPPESERKRAELDALARRLQGITKSISRYPTFRRRFDSLVEVLLEDLAKKNSVSRPTSESQRLSKSRSIFRRVFSQRSFRGRATNPGCDQEQQQSVDGNIENV comes from the exons ATGGAGCCTCCGCGGGGGGTTCTTGCTTCGATATGGAACTTCGTGTGCTTTCTTCCTTACTTCGTCGGGCTCCTGTTGCTTGGCAATATTAAAG GTATACTATTCTGTCCTTTGATTTGCTTGATCATAACAATCGGCAACTCTGCGATCTCACTGGGACTGTGGCCAATTCACTTCTTCTGGACATATTACTCTGTTCTAAG AGCTAAAAGAATAGGCCCCGTCTTGAAGCTGATCCTCTTCATTTGCCTTCCCGCGCCCTTGATCTTATGGCCTGTGGTTGCTATTGTTGGAAGCGTAGTGGGTGGAATATTGTATGGCTTTCTTTCGCCAATATTTGCCACTTTCGATGCTGTTGGAGAAGGAAAGACGAATGAAATTTTCCACTGCTTTTAT GATGGGACATGGAGCACGATCCAAGGGAGCTTTACAGTTGTTCGGGACTTCATGGATGTTTCCCTTCATTCCTACCTCTCAATCATGGATGATCTTCGTCAACAAGAGCTTGAAGATGGgaaatattatgaaattag ATTGTTACATCTTCCAGGGGCTGTTGTCGCAGGAGTACTAGGTTTCATGATCGATATGCCTATGATCACACTGATTGCCCTATACAAGAGCCCTTACATGCTCTTTAGGGGCTGGCACCGGCTATTTCAGGACCTCATTGGTCGCGAGGGCCCGTTCTTGGAGACAATTTGTGTCCCATTCGCTGGTCTCGCCATTATACTTTGGCCGCTAGCTGTAGTTGGAGCAGTTATGGGATCAGTTGTTTCAAGTATCTTTCTCGGTGCATATGCAGGAGTCGTCGTCTATCAG GAGTCCTCTTTCTGGTTTGGGATTTGCTATATCCTCGCATCATTGTCACTCTATGATGAATACGGCAATGACATCCTTGACATGCCGGACTGGTCCTGCTTTCCTAG GCCACGGTATAGGAGGAACATTGTGCTGTCGCGGACAAGTTCCCGAGCAAGTGGTATCTCAAGGCCTGGCTCTTTCAGAAACCCTCCCTCTCGTGTTGGCTCGGTGAAGAATCCCATTATTGAGTTGAAGCCACTTGAG CTACTCGACCACGTCTTTGATGAGGCCAAACGCTTTGGTGAAAGCTTGGTATCTGAAGGACTAATAACACCGCAAGACATCGAGGACACGAGATCCACTAAAGGCGGTGGAGTCGTGAGCATAGGCTTACCTGCTTATTCACTTTATCAAGCCCTTCTACGCTCTGCTAAAGCCAACTCCTCTGGCATCTTGTTAG TAGGTGAAGCAAGAAAATTTGCGGATGAAGGTGATGATTCAACGGAGCTGACTAGCACAAACAGACCGAAGGATGTGTTTTTTGACTGGTTCTTGAATCCTCTTCTGATTATCAAAGACCAGATCAAAGCAGAGAATCTTTCTGCTACGGAAGAGGACTACCTCGGAAAGCTTGTCTTATTAAGCGGCGATCCTGTAAGGTTGAAAAGTCCATTGATGGGCCCACCTCCTGAATCTGAGCGCAAAAGGGCTGAACTTGATGCATTAGCTCGTAG GCTTCAAGGAATCACCAAGTCGATATCGAGGTACCCGACATTTCGCAGGCGTTTCGATAGCCTTGTGGAGGTGTTACTGGAAGATCTGGCAAAAAAGAATAGTGTAAGCAGACCAACAAGCGAGAGTCAGAGGCTTTCGAAATCAAGGAGCATCTTTCGTCGGGTGTTCAGTCAGAGATCGTTCAGAGGCAGAGCAACCAATCCTGGGTGCGATCAAGAGCAGCAGCAGTCTGTCGATGGAAATATTGAGAACGTATAG
- the LOC116214155 gene encoding protein LOW PHOTOSYNTHETIC EFFICIENCY 1, chloroplastic-like yields MQSLGICPVKGDSWAIPRKKLPKRRAPVNGPQCSSCYFLMVFSNSARFSSNIVSWGCSGSANFRNGLGLFVPRECSRAPDSASFALAWAMGEQQSASSEIGNSCNRVDVLSGKMGSEDDVGEEEKPVGSPSEGEENERIDVRALTESLSMAKSAEDVEEVLKEKGQLPLQVFSSMIKGFGRDNRMHSALAVVEWLKRKKDETNGLISPNLFIYNSLLGAVKLSKQFDYLDEIMEDMGNEGVIPNVVTYNTLMVIYIEQGRPQEALDILDEIPKAGFAPTPVSYSTALMAYRRMEDGNGALKFFVKFREKFRNGEILKDGEEDWETEIVKLENFTIRICYQVMRRWLVNDGNLSGDVLNLLSNMDKAGLAPSCCDLERLVWACTREEHYIVAKELYTRIRERYSDISLSVCNHVIWVMGKAKKWWAALEVYEDLLDDGPEPNNMSNELIISHFNVLLSAARKKGIWKWGVNLINKMEDKGLKPGSKEWNSVLIACSKASETSAAIEIFKRMVEKGEKPTIISYGALLSALEKGQLYDEALKVWDHMIKVGVEPNLYAYTTMASILTGQGNFRRLDALIREMVSLGIEPTVVTYNAIISGCAKTGSGSSAYEWFHRMKVQGISPNEVTYEMLIEALSKDGKPRLAYDLYVRAQNEGLSLSFKAYDAVSRSAKGYGAGVDLNALGPRPPDPKKQKLLEVSGRRNSSEFYDSSHVQRGSTHSMKCEFGE; encoded by the coding sequence ATGCAATCTTTGGGCATTTGCCCTGTGAAGGGCGATTCTTGGGCGATACCCAGAAAGAAACTACCCAAGAGAAGGGCACCCGTCAATGGTCCGCAGTGTAGTAGTTGTTATTTCTTGATGGTGTTCAGCAATTCAGCCAGATTCAGTAGTAATATTGTCAGCTGGGGTTGTTCTGGAAGCGCGAATTTTCGTAATGGGTTAGGGCTATTTGTCCCAAGAGAATGTTCTCGTGCGCCTGACAGTGCGTCTTTTGCATTGGCATGGGCAATGGGGGAACAGCAATCTGCCAGTAGTGAAATAGGTAATAGTTGCAATAGGGTGGATGTATTATCAGGGAAAATGGGGAGTGAAGATGATGTTGGTGAGGAAGAGAAGCCTGTTGGTAGCCCGAGTGAGGGAGAGGAGAATGAGAGAATTGATGTTCGAGCGTTGACAGAGAGTTTGAGTATGGCAAAAAGTGCGGAAGATGTGGAAGAAGTACTGAAGGAAAAGGGGCAATTGCCCCTTCAGGTCTTCTCGTCGATGATCAAAGGTTTTGGCCGTGACAATAGGATGCACTCTGCTCTGGCAGTTGTGGAGTGGCTTAAGAGAAAGAAGGATGAAACTAATGGCTTAATCAGCCCGAACCTCTTCATTTACAACAGTCTCTTGGGTGCAGTGAAGCTTTCAAAGCAGTTTGATTATCTTGATGAAATCATGGAAGATATGGGAAATGAAGGCGTGATTCCTAACGTTGTCACTTATAACACACTGATGGTGATATATATCGAGCAAGGGCGACCTCAGGAAGCCCTAGACATTCTAGACGAAATTCCAAAAGCAGGCTTTGCTCCGACCCCGGTGTCTTATTCAACTGCCCTGATGGCTTATCGGAGAATGGAAGATGGGAATGGGGCCCTAAAGTTCTTCGTTAAATTCCGAGAGAAGTTCAGGAATGGTGAAATACTGAAAGATGGAGAGGAGGATTGGGAGACTGAAATTGTGAAGCTTGAGAACTTTACAATTCGTATCTGCTACCAGGTGATGAGAAGGTGGCTTGTCAATGATGGAAACCTGAGCGGAGATGTACTAAATCTCCTCAGCAATATGGACAAGGCTGGGCTCGCGCCCAGTTGTTGTGACCTTGAGCGGCTTGTATGGGCTTGTACACGAGAAGAGCATTACATTGTTGCCAAGGAATTGTACACTCGGATAAGGGAGAGATACTCTGACATTAGCTTGTCTGTTTGCAACCACGTGATTTGGGTCATGGGCAAGGCCAAAAAATGGTGGGCTGCGTTGGAAGTTTACGAGGACTTGTTGGACGATGGCCCCGAGCCCAATAACATGTCGAATGAACTTATCATCTCTCATTTCAACGTTCTCTTGTCTGCGGCGAGAAAGAAGGGAATTTGGAAATGGGGAGTCAACTTGATTAATAAGATGGAGGATAAGGGTCTAAAGCCTGGTAGCAAAGAATGGAACTCAGTCCTTATTGCTTGCTCCAAGGCCTCTGAAACTTCTGCTGCTATAGAGATATTCAAGCGAATGgttgaaaagggtgaaaagcCGACTATTATCTCTTATGGGGCTTTGCTTAGTGCCCTTGAGAAGGGCCAACTCTATGATGAGGCTCTCAAGGTGTGGGACCACATGATCAAAGTCGGCGTGGAGCCCAACTTGTACGCCTACACAACAATGGCCTCAATACTTACGGGGCAGGGGAATTTCCGGAGACTTGATGCCCTCATCCGAGAAATGGTCTCTCTAGGCATTGAACCTACTGTTGTTACTTATAATGCAATCATAAGTGGGTGTGCAAAGACTGGCTCGGGAAGCTCAGCATATGAGTGGTTCCACAGGATGAAAGTTCAGGGCATTTCACCAAACGAGGTTACTTATGAGATGCTTATAGAAGCTCTTTCTAAAGACGGGAAGCCGAGGCTCGCCTATGATCTTTACGTGAGGGCCCAAAATGAGGGGCTTAGTTTATCATTCAAAGCATATGATGCTGTTTCGAGGTCGGCGAAAGGATATGGAGCCGGTGTGGATTTGAATGCCCTTGGGCCTCGGCCTCCCGACCCTAAGAAACAGAAACTTCTCGAAGTTTCTGGGAGGAGAAACTCAAGCGAGTTCTATGATTCTTCACATGTTCAAAGAGGAAGCACACATTCCATGAAGTGTGAATTTGGAGAATAA
- the LOC116214156 gene encoding BAG family molecular chaperone regulator 1-like: MMIKLRSKKSSKSSSKLGNGANGNGGSSLKGSSSMDKGCYNNGVMGEIKWELRPGGMLVQKRESQKSGEGMITVRVSYGTQWHDIPIEATSTFGELKMILSLLTSLEPAGQRLLFRGKEREDTEHLHMIGVGDRDKVLLLEDPAIKERKRLLHTLSGSSQPIGAPFRTISV, encoded by the exons ATGATGATCAAGTTGAGGTCAAAGAAGTCTTCCAAGAGCAGCTCCAAGCTTGGGAATGGTGCCAATGGCAATGGAGGGAGCAGCCTCAAGGGGTCATCATCAATGGACAAGGGATGCTACAATAATGGAGTGATGGGAGAGATCAAGTGGGAGCTCAGGCCCGGCGGGATGCTTGTCCAGAAGCGCGAGAGCCAGAAGTCAGGAGAGGGTATGATCACCGTAAGGGTCTCGTATGGCACTCAGTGGCACGACATTCCCATTGAAGCCACCTCAACTTTCG GGGAATTGAAGATGATCCTGTCCCTCTTGACAAGCCTGGAGCCAGCAGGGCAAAGGCTGTTGTTCAGAGGAAAAGAGAGGGAAGACACAGAACATCTACACATGATTGGGGTCGGAGACAGAGACAAAGTGCTCCTCCTAGAAGACCCAGCGAtcaaagagaggaagagactGCTCCATACCCTCTCCGGGTCGAGTCAGCCCATCGGCGCCCCGTTCCGTACCATCAGCGTCTGA
- the LOC116214293 gene encoding protein NOI4-like isoform X1, which translates to MATQEKGRPLPKFGEWDVNNPASAEGFTVIFTKARDEKKSNGAGPVGAGPPPSAAYHPPKPVQNYQDPAMKKWWCCF; encoded by the exons ATGGCCACG CAGGAAAAAGGGCGGCCCCTGCCTAAATTCGGTGAGTGGGACGTTAACAATCCCGCTTCGGCTGAGGGCTTCACGGTAATCTTCACTAAAGCGAGGGACGAGAAGAAGTCCAATGGAGCAGGACCTGTGGGAGCAGGGCCACCTCCATCAGCTGCTTACCACCCGCCTAAACCAGTACAAAACTATCAAGACCCTGCCATG aaaaaatGGTGGTGCTGTTTCTAA
- the LOC116214291 gene encoding uncharacterized membrane protein At3g27390-like isoform X2 — MEPPRGVLASIWNFVCFLPYFVGLLLLGNIKGILFCPLICLIITIGNSAISLGLWPIHFFWTYYSVLRAKRIGPVLKLILFICLPAPLILWPVVAIVGSVVGGILYGFLSPIFATFDAVGEGKTNEIFHCFYDGTWSTIQGSFTVVRDFMDVSLHSYLSIMDDLRQQELEDGKYYEIRLLHLPGAVVAGVLGFMIDMPMITLIALYKSPYMLFRGWHRLFQDLIGREGPFLETICVPFAGLAIILWPLAVVGAVMGSVVSSIFLGAYAGVVVYQESSFWFGICYILASLSLYDEYGNDILDMPDWSCFPRPRYRRNIVLSRTSSRASGISRPGSFRNPPSRVGSVKNPIIELKPLELLDHVFDEAKRFGESLVSEGLITPQDIEDTRSTKGGGVVSIGLPAYSLYQALLRSAKANSSGILLGEARKFADEGDDSTELTSTNRPKDVFFDWFLNPLLIIKDQIKAENLSATEEDYLGKLVLLSGDPVRLKSPLMGPPPESERKRAELDALARRLQGITKSISRYPTFRRRFDSLVEVLLEDLAKKNSVSRPTSESQRLSKSRSIFRRVFSQRSFRGRATNPGCDQEQQQSVDGNIENV; from the exons ATGGAGCCTCCGCGGGGGGTTCTTGCTTCGATATGGAACTTCGTGTGCTTTCTTCCTTACTTCGTCGGGCTCCTGTTGCTTGGCAATATTAAAG GTATACTATTCTGTCCTTTGATTTGCTTGATCATAACAATCGGCAACTCTGCGATCTCACTGGGACTGTGGCCAATTCACTTCTTCTGGACATATTACTCTGTTCTAAG AGCTAAAAGAATAGGCCCCGTCTTGAAGCTGATCCTCTTCATTTGCCTTCCCGCGCCCTTGATCTTATGGCCTGTGGTTGCTATTGTTGGAAGCGTAGTGGGTGGAATATTGTATGGCTTTCTTTCGCCAATATTTGCCACTTTCGATGCTGTTGGAGAAGGAAAGACGAATGAAATTTTCCACTGCTTTTAT GATGGGACATGGAGCACGATCCAAGGGAGCTTTACAGTTGTTCGGGACTTCATGGATGTTTCCCTTCATTCCTACCTCTCAATCATGGATGATCTTCGTCAACAAGAGCTTGAAGATGGgaaatattatgaaattag ATTGTTACATCTTCCAGGGGCTGTTGTCGCAGGAGTACTAGGTTTCATGATCGATATGCCTATGATCACACTGATTGCCCTATACAAGAGCCCTTACATGCTCTTTAGGGGCTGGCACCGGCTATTTCAGGACCTCATTGGTCGCGAGGGCCCGTTCTTGGAGACAATTTGTGTCCCATTCGCTGGTCTCGCCATTATACTTTGGCCGCTAGCTGTAGTTGGAGCAGTTATGGGATCAGTTGTTTCAAGTATCTTTCTCGGTGCATATGCAGGAGTCGTCGTCTATCAG GAGTCCTCTTTCTGGTTTGGGATTTGCTATATCCTCGCATCATTGTCACTCTATGATGAATACGGCAATGACATCCTTGACATGCCGGACTGGTCCTGCTTTCCTAG GCCACGGTATAGGAGGAACATTGTGCTGTCGCGGACAAGTTCCCGAGCAAGTGGTATCTCAAGGCCTGGCTCTTTCAGAAACCCTCCCTCTCGTGTTGGCTCGGTGAAGAATCCCATTATTGAGTTGAAGCCACTTGAG CTACTCGACCACGTCTTTGATGAGGCCAAACGCTTTGGTGAAAGCTTGGTATCTGAAGGACTAATAACACCGCAAGACATCGAGGACACGAGATCCACTAAAGGCGGTGGAGTCGTGAGCATAGGCTTACCTGCTTATTCACTTTATCAAGCCCTTCTACGCTCTGCTAAAGCCAACTCCTCTGGCATCTTGTTAG GTGAAGCAAGAAAATTTGCGGATGAAGGTGATGATTCAACGGAGCTGACTAGCACAAACAGACCGAAGGATGTGTTTTTTGACTGGTTCTTGAATCCTCTTCTGATTATCAAAGACCAGATCAAAGCAGAGAATCTTTCTGCTACGGAAGAGGACTACCTCGGAAAGCTTGTCTTATTAAGCGGCGATCCTGTAAGGTTGAAAAGTCCATTGATGGGCCCACCTCCTGAATCTGAGCGCAAAAGGGCTGAACTTGATGCATTAGCTCGTAG GCTTCAAGGAATCACCAAGTCGATATCGAGGTACCCGACATTTCGCAGGCGTTTCGATAGCCTTGTGGAGGTGTTACTGGAAGATCTGGCAAAAAAGAATAGTGTAAGCAGACCAACAAGCGAGAGTCAGAGGCTTTCGAAATCAAGGAGCATCTTTCGTCGGGTGTTCAGTCAGAGATCGTTCAGAGGCAGAGCAACCAATCCTGGGTGCGATCAAGAGCAGCAGCAGTCTGTCGATGGAAATATTGAGAACGTATAG
- the LOC116214293 gene encoding protein NOI4-like isoform X2, with protein MATEKGRPLPKFGEWDVNNPASAEGFTVIFTKARDEKKSNGAGPVGAGPPPSAAYHPPKPVQNYQDPAMKKWWCCF; from the exons ATGGCCACG GAAAAAGGGCGGCCCCTGCCTAAATTCGGTGAGTGGGACGTTAACAATCCCGCTTCGGCTGAGGGCTTCACGGTAATCTTCACTAAAGCGAGGGACGAGAAGAAGTCCAATGGAGCAGGACCTGTGGGAGCAGGGCCACCTCCATCAGCTGCTTACCACCCGCCTAAACCAGTACAAAACTATCAAGACCCTGCCATG aaaaaatGGTGGTGCTGTTTCTAA